A window of Corvus hawaiiensis isolate bCorHaw1 chromosome 17, bCorHaw1.pri.cur, whole genome shotgun sequence contains these coding sequences:
- the RBM38 gene encoding RNA-binding protein 38 — MHTVQKDTTFTKIFVGGLPYHTTDSSLRKYFEVFGDIEEAVVITDRQTGKSRGYGFVTMADRAAAERACKDPNPIIDGRKANVNLAYLGAKPRSIQTGFTIGVQQLHPAFIQRPFGLTPHYVYPQAIIQPSVVIPTPVQSITSPYIDYTAASQAYSQYTTAAYDQYPYAASPAAGFVGYGYTGTVQPPLTASNPAAPATAFVQYQPQQLQPDRMQ; from the exons ATGCACACCGTGCAGAAGGACACCACCTTCACCAAGATCTTCGTCGGGGGGCTGCCCTACCACACCACCGACTCCTCCCTCAGGAAGTACTTCGAGGTCTTCGGGGACATCGAGGAGGCGGTGGTGATCACGGACCGGCAGACCGGCAAATCCCGAGGATACGGCTTT GTGACCATGgcagacagagctgctgctgaaagagctTGCAAAGACCCAAACCCCATCATTGACGGCAGGAAAGCAAATGTGAACCTGGCGTATTTGGGAGCGAAACCAAGGAGTATTCAAACTG gttttacCATAGGTGTGCAGCAGCTACATCCAGCCTTCATTCAGAGACCCTTTGG ACTCACGCCTCACTATGTTTACCCCCAAGCTATCATCCAGCCCAGCGTGGTGATCCCCACCCCCGTGCAGTCCATCACGTCTCCCTACATCGACTACACCGCCGCCAGCCAAGCCTATTCCCAGTACACCACAGCTGCCTACGACCAGTACCCCTACGCTGCCTCCCCCGCCGCCGGCTTCGTGGGATACGGCTACACGGGCACGGTGCAGCCGCCCCTCACCGCCAGCAACCCTGCGGCGCCCGCCACCGCCTTCGTGCAGtaccagccccagcagctgcagcccgaCCGCATGCAGTGA